From Pseudoalteromonas sp. Scap06:
ATCTCTACGCATTTCACCGCTACACCTGAAATTCTACCACCCTCTATCACACTCTAGTTTGCCAGTTCGAAATGCAGTTCCCAGGTTGAGCCCGGGGCTTTCACATCTCGCTTAACAAACCGCCTGCGTACGCTTTACGCCCAGTAATTCCGATTAACGCTCGCACCCTCCGTATTACCGCGGCTGCTGGCACGGAGTTAGCCGGTGCTTCTTCTGTCAGTAACGTCACAGCTAGCAGGTATTAACTACTAACCTTTCCTCCTGACTGAAAGTGCTTTACAACCCGAAGGCCTTCTTCACACACGCGGCATGGCTGCATCAGGCTTGCGCCCATTGTGCAATATTCCCCACTGCTGCCTCCCGTAGGAGTCTGGGCCGTGTCTCAGTCCCAGTGTGGCTGATCATCCTCTCAAACCAGCTAGGGATCGTCGCCTTGGTGAGCCATTACCTCACCAACTAGCTAATCCCACTTGGGCCAATCTAAAGGCGAGAGCCGAAGCCCCCTTTGGTCCGTAGACATTATGCGGTATTAGCAGTCGTTTCCAACTGTTGTCCCCCACCTCAAGGCATGTTCCCAAGCATTACTCACCCGTCCGCCGCTCGTCAGCAAAGTAGCAAGCTACTTTCTGTTACCGCTCGACTTGCATGTGTTAGGCCTGCCGCCAGCGTTCAATCTGAGCCATGATCAAACTCTTCAATTAAAAAGTTTTATGTCTTTCGACAGCTCAATGAATTCTGAATTTATTTAATATCTTTCGATATTGAATTGACTGTGCTGCAATTCCTACCTAAGTAGTTATTGCTGTTGGTCACTCAGTTTCAATTGAGACTCTAAATTTGTTTGCCTCACTTAGTAAACTAAGCTTGGCTGTTAGAACTCAATCTGTACGAGTGCCCACACAGATGATTGCTTTATATTGTTAAAGAACGTTGCGATTAAAGCGTTAAACTTTATCTCGCTAGGGCTGCGCATATTACGCTTTCCTATTTTTTTGTCAACACTTAATTTTGTTAAACTTGAAAGTTTTCAAAACTAAGTTTTACTCGACTCACTGAGTAGCTCGTGCCTCGCTATGCGTTGCGTTCTGCCGTCTCAGTGGGGTCGCATTATAGGGAGATCCGAAAACAGATCAACCCTTTTTTGAAGAAAAATTGAAATAAATGACTGTTCGCTTGATATTTAGACTAAACGCTTAAAAAGACAACTAAACCTAATCATATTTCGCCTTTAAAGCTGTAAAAACTTATTTTTTGGAAAAATCTTTTCATAGTTTTTGTAGCTATTACCAAGAAAAGAAATTGTTTAACTTTATATGGCCATTTAGATTAGTGGCGAATAAATACATCAGGCAAGGGCTCTACTATATAAAGTTAATGAGCTATTGGTGGGTATCAACTATTTCGAACTTTTTTATATTAATAACTATAAACTGTAAAAGTCGTTACATGGTCATATATTTATTAGTCTAAATAACTTTACTTATAAATAGAAAGATAGCAGTCCTAAACGCTCGCATTATGATTCGTCGATTCTAGTTAGGCTATTTTATTAGATGAAAGAAATGAGAATAAATTTGCTATAAATAATAGAGCTAAAAGCTTTATTCATTTTGTGTGAATTTTAGATATTAAAAAGCCGAGCATAAGCTCGGCTTTTTGGTGTCTCTTTAAGACTTACTCTGCAGACTGCGCGTCTTCTTGAACTTCTTCGCTCGCCGCTGGGCGACCAACTAGTTCAATATAAGCCATTGGTGCATTATCACCAGCACGGAAGCCACACTTAAGAATACGAGTGTAACCACCTGGACGATCCGCATTACGAGGACCGATTTCACTGAATAACTTACCAACTACTTCATTATCACGCGTGCGAGCAAACGCTAAACGGCGATTTGCTACACTGTCAGTCTTAGCCAGTGTGATTAAAGGTTCAATTACACGGCGTAACTCTTTCGCTTTAGGCAAAGTAGTTTTGATGATTTCATGTTTCACCAAAGAACCTGCCATATTGCTGAACATCGCTTTACGATGGCTACTGTTACGGTTTAATTGACGACCACTCTTACGATGGCGCATGACCCTATCCTTCTAACTAAACTAATATAGTGATTTAGATTATTCAGCTAGGCTTGCAGGCGGCCAATTTTCTAGGCGCATGCCTAGAGAAAGACCACGTGAAGCTAGCACGTCTTTTATTTCAGTTAGAGACTTCTTACCTAGATTAGGCGTTTTAAGAAGCTCAACTTCAGTGCGCTGAACTAAATCACCGATATATTGAATTTGCTCGGCTTTCAAACAGTTTGCTGAACGTACTGTTAATTCAAGATCATCAACTGGACGAAGTAGAATAGGATCGAATTCTGGCTTCTCTTCTTTCTCTTCTGGCTCAGTTACATCACGTAAATCTACGAATGCATCTAATTGCTCAGCTAAGATAGTAGACGCACGGCGGATCGCTTCTTCAGGATCTAAAGTGCCGTTTGTTTCCATATCAATGATTAACTTGTCTAAGTCTGTACGTTGCTCAACACGGGCTGATTCAACCGAGTACGCAATACGTTCAACTGGGCTGAATGATGCATCAAGCAGCAATCGACCAATTGGACGCTCATCGTCATCAGAGGATAAACGACTAGATGCCGGCACATAACCACGACCACGCTCAACACGAATACGCATGCTGATCTCGCTGTTATTTGTTGTTAAATTACAAATAACATGATCTGGGTTAGCAATTGTTACATCGCCATCGTGCTGAATATCTGCCGCAGTCACAGGGCCTACACCAGATTTAGTCAGGGTCAGAAAAACTTCATCTTTGCCTTCTAACGTTACCGCTAGACCTTTAAGGTTTAGTAGTATTTCAATGATGTCTTCTTGTACGCCTTCTTTCGCGCTGTACTCATGCAATACACCGTCGATTTCAACTTCAGTTACTGCACATCCAGGCATAGATGATAACAGTATACGGCGTAAGGCATTACCCAAAGTGTGACCAAAGCCACGCTCGAGTGGTTCTAAAACTACTTTAGAACGCGTTGGGTTGATAGCGTCGATATCGACTAACCTTGGTTTTAGAAATTCTGTAACAGAACCCTGCATTTTATCCTCTCTTAACTCTTAACTTTACTTAGAGTAAAGTTCGACGATTAGTTGTTCATTAATGTCCGCAGACAGATCTGAACGCTCAGGTAGGCGCTTGAAGCTACCTTCCAATTTCTTACCGTCAACTTCAACCCAAGTCGGCTTTTCACGTTGCTCAGCCAACTCTAGAGCAGCGATGATACGTGCTTGTGTTTTAGACTTCTCACGGATTACAACAGTATCTTCTGGAGTAATTACGTATGAAGGAATATTCACAACACGACCATTAACTAGAATCGCTTTGTGGCTTACTAACTGACGTGCTTCAGCGCGTGTGCTAGCAAAACCCATGCGATATACAACATTGTCTAAACGTTGCTCTAAAAGCTGTAACAAGTTTTCACCTGTGTTGCCTTTAAGGCGAGCAGCTTCTTTGTAGTAGTTACGGAATTGCTTTTCTAATACACCGTAAATACGACGTACTTTTTGCTTTTCACGTAATTGTAAACCGTAATCAGATAAGCGTCCTTTACGAGCGCCGTGCTGACCAGGTGCAGTCTCAAGTTTACACTTAGAGTCGATAGCTCTTACGCCGCTCTTAAGGAACAGGTCAGTACCTTCACGACGACTCAGCTTGAGCTTAGGGCCCAAATATCTTGCCATGTTATTTCTCCTAACCTATTGTTAAACGCGACGTTTCTTCGGTGGACGACAACCATTATGTGGTATTGGCGTCACGTCAGTAATGTTGGTGATACGGTAACCAGCAGCATTCAAAGCACGTACAGCAGATTCACGACCTGGACCTGGACCTTTGATGAAAACTTCTAGATTTTTTAAACCGTATTCTTGAGCAGCAGTACCTGCACGCTCTGCAGCAACCTGAGCAGCGAATGGAGTAGATTTACGTGAACCACGGAAACCTGAACCACCGGCAGTAGCCCATGATAGTGCATTACCTTGACGGTCGGTAATCGTTACAATAGTGTTGTTGAAAGACGCATGAACATGAGCCATACCATCAGCAACTTGCTTTTTAACCTTTTTACGACGAATTGGTGTCTTAGCCATTTTACTATCCCCTTATCGCTTAATAGGCTTACGAGGACCCTTACGGGTACGCGCGTTAGTCTTTGTTCTTTGACCACGAAGTGGTAAAGAGCGACGGTGACGTAGGCCACGGAAACAACCAAGGTCCATAAGGCGCTTGATATTCAAAGTAACTTCACGACGAAGGTCACCTTCTACAGTGTACTTGCCAACTGCTTCACGCAGTACGTCAAGTGTTTCGTCTGAAAGTTCACCGATTTTTGTGGTCTCGGCGATACCAGTCGCTTCTAAGATAGCCTTAGAGCGAGTCTTACCTATGCCATAAATAGCTGTTAAACCAATAACTGCATGTTTATGATCAGGGACGTTAATGCCAGCGATACGGGCCACTAACACATCTCCTATATTTGAATTTGGTAATCATCTGTTTGAAAAGCCCGTAAGGATACTCAAACGAAGACCAAATCACAACTAAAAACACAGGCCGAGAAACCTCAGCCTGCACGACTGTTTACTTAGCCTTGCCTTTGCTTATGCTTAGGCTCACTGCAAATTACGCGTACTACACCAGCACGTTTAATAACTTTACAGTTACGGCATATTTTCTTAACGGAAGCACGTACTTTCATTGCTCAACTCCGTAAACTGACCTTATCGACCGTAGCCTTTAAGGTTCGCTTTTTTCAGCACAGAATCATACTGATGTGACATCAGATGCGTCTGTACTTGTGCCATAAAGTCCATGATTACAACAACGATAATCAAAATTGATGTACCGCCGAAATAGAATGGCGTTTGCCATGCCATAGTCATGAATTCGGGCACCAGACAGATAAAGGTTATATACAAAGCACCTGCCAATGTCAGGCGTGTCATCACTTTATCAATGTATTTAGATGTCTGCTCACCTGGACGAATACCTGGGATAAATGCGCCAGATTTTTTCAGGTTGTCTGCTGTTTCACGCGGGTTAAAAACCAACGCTGTGTAGAAAAAGCAGAAGAAGATGATAGCCGCAGCTAAAACCATTGCATACAAAGGCTGACCTGGAGTCAACGTTGTAGCAATTGCTTGTAGCACATCAGCAACCGGACCTTCACCCTGGCCGAACCAGCTTGCAATTGTACCAGGGAACAGAATTATACTGCTAGCGAAGATTGGTGGAATAACACCCGCCATATTTACTTTCAGAGGTAAATGCGTGCTTTGAGCAGCAAATACTTGACGACCTTGTTGACGTTTGGCGTAGTTAACAACAATACGTCGTTGACCACGTTCAAAGAATACAACAAGATAAGTAACAGCGAATACTATAACCGCAACCATCAACAGTACAAAAACATTCAAATCACCTTGGCGCGCCATTTCGGCTGTCGAACCAATAGCAGACGGCAGGTTAGCTACAATACCAACAAATATTAGAACTGAGATACCGTTACCGATACCACGTTCTGTTATCTGTTCGCCCAACCACATAAGGAACATAGTACCGGTTACTAAACTCACCACTGCGGTGAAATAGAATCCCATACCTGGGTTAACAACTAACCCGTTCATCATGCCCGGTAAGCTTGTGGCAATACCGATTGATTGGATAGTAGCAAGCACAAGCGTGCCGTAGCGTGTGTACTGGCTTATCTTTTTACGCCCTTGCTCACCTTCTTTCTTAAGCTCTATAAACGGCGGATACATATGCGTTAATAGTTGCGTAATAATCGAAGCCGAGATATACGGCATGATACCCAGTGCTAACACTGAAGCTCGCTCAAGCGCACCACCGCTAAACATGTTGAACATCTCAACAATGGTGCCCTTTTGTTGCTCGAAGAAATCGGCAAGTACAGCGGCGTCAATCCCAGGGATCGGCACAAATGAACCTAGACGGTAAATTATGATAGCACCCAATACGAAGAGTAATCGGCGCTTCAATTCCGAAAGTCCACCTTGTGCACTTTGTGTATCTTGACCTGGTTTAGCCATTAGTACTTCCTTAGTCTTCTACCTTGCCTCCGGCAGCTTCGATAGCTTCGCGTGCACCTTTAGAAGCCTTAAGGCCTTTAACGGTAACAGCGCGTGAAACTTCGCCAGATTTAACAACTTTAACGAACTGAACGTTCTTTTTAACTAGACCAGCTGCTTGTAACGCGCTTAGGTCTACCACATCGCCTTCAACTTTAGCGATTTCGTATAGGTTAATTTCTGCAGATACTAAAGATTTGCGAGAAGTGAAACCGAACTTAGGTAGACGACGTTGCATAGGCATTTGACCGCCTTCAAAACCAACGCGTACTTTACCGCCAGAACGTGATTTTTGACCTTTGTGACCACGGCCACCAGTCTTACCAAGACCAGAACCGATACCACGACCAACACGTTTTGGAGCAGTTTTTGAACCTGCAGCAGGTGAAAGTGTATTCAAATGCATCGAATTACCCCTCTACCTTAACCATGTAATAAACCTGGTTGATCATACCACGCACACATGCTGTGTCTTCTAACTCAACAGTGTGATTGATACGACGTAAACCAAGACCGCGTAATGTAGCTTTATGCTTCGGTAAACGACCGATAGAGCTTTTTACTTGTGTTACTTTTACAGTTTTATTAGCCATGGTTTACCCCAAAATCTCATCTACTCGAAGACCACGTTTTGCAGCGATCGACTGAGGAGAATTCATGTTCTCAAGAGCTGAGATCGTTGCACGTACAACGTTGATCGGGTTAGTAGAACCGTAACATTTAGAAAGTACGTTCTGCACACCAGTCACTTCAAGTACTGCACGCATAGCACCACCTGCAATGATACCAGTACCTTCAGATGCTGGTTTCATAAACACTTGTGAGCCAGCATGACGTCCTTTAACAGGATGCTGTAATGTGTTGCCATTTAGGTCTACGTTGATCATGTTACGACGTGCTTTTTCCATTGCTTTTTGAATAGCAGCTGGAACTTCACGTGCTTTACCATAACCGAAACCTACTTTACCTGCGCCATCACCAACTACAGTTAGTGCAGTAAAGCTAAAGATACGACCACCTTTAACTACTTTAGACACACGGTTCACCGCGATTAGCTTTTCAGCTAAATCAGGCTGTTGTTGCTTTGCTTCTACGTTAGCCATTGTCTACTCCTAGAATTGCAAACCGGCTTCACGCGCAGCATCAGCTAGCGCCTTCACACGGCCGTGATATTTAAAGCCACTGCGATCAAAAGCAATCTTTTCGATGCCTTTGTCAGCCGCACGTTCAGCAACCGCTTTACCAACTGCTTGTGCAGCTGCAACGTTGCCTGTGCCTTTAACTGTTTCGCTAATAGCTTTCTCAACAGTAGAAGCAGCAGCCAGTACATTACCCTCAGCGTTTACAACTTGAGCGTAAATGTGACGTGGCGTGCGGTGGATAACAAGACGCGTTGTGCCTTGTTCAATATAATTTCTACGAGTGCGTTTAGCACGACGTAGACGAGCTGTTTTTTTATCCATCGTCTTACCTTACTTCTTCTTAGCCTCTTTACGGCGTACATTCTCATCTGAATAACGAACACCTTTACCTTTATAAGGCTCAGGTTTACGGTATGCACGAATGTTAGCAGCTGTTTGACCAACTAACTGCTTGTCTACGCCCTTAACTAGAACTTCTGTTTGGCTTGGAGTTTCAATCGTAATTCCTTCAGGAACTGCGAAATTAACTGGGTGCGAGAAACCAAGAGTTAAGTCTAAAACTTTGCCCTTAGCTGCAGCACGGTAACCAACACCTACTAACTGAAGTTTCTTCTCGTAACCTTCATGCGTACCAACAACCATGTTGTTGATTAGAGCGCGAGCAGTACCTGCTTGTGCCCATGCATTGGCTACGCCTTCACGAGGTAAAGTTGTAATAACGTTGTCGTTAACTTGTACTTCAACAGCATTGTTGATAGTACGAGTAAGTTCACCGTTTTTGCCTTTAACTGTGATTTCCTGGCCTTTTAATGTAACTTCTACACCGGCAGGAACGTTTATTGGTGCCTTTGCTATGCGAGACATAGTTCCCCTCCGATTAAGCTACAAAACCAATGATTTCACCACCAACGCCTGCACTACGTGCTGCGCGGTCTGTCATTAGGCCTTTAGAAGTTGATACGATAGCGATACCTAAACCACCCATTACCTTCGGTAATTCGTCACGTCTCTTATAGATACGTAGACCAGGGCGACTTACACGCTGGATATTTTCAATAACAGCTTTGCCTTCGAAGTACTTTAACTCGATAGAAAGCTCAGGTTTAACATCACCACTTACTGCGAAGTCTGCGATGTAACCTTCATTTTTTAATACATTAGCTACTGCTACTTTCAGTTTCGAATTAGGCATCGTTACAGATACTTTCTTCGCTGACTGACCGTTACGGATTCGTGTAAATAAATCCGCGATAGGATCTTGCAAGCTCATAGTCTTACTCCCATGATTCTATTACCAGCTAGCCTTTTTAAGGCCAGGAATTTCACCGCGCATAGCTGCTTCGCGAACTTTAATACGGCTCATGCCGAATTTGCGAAGGAAACCATGTGGGCGGCCCGTAATGTTACAACGATTACGTTGACGTGCAGGGCTAGAATCACGAGGTAAAGCTTGTAGCTTAAGTACCGCGTCCCAACGATCATCTTCAGATGTATTAACATCACTGATGATAGCTTTTAGTGCTGCACGCTTTTCAGCGTACTGAGCAACTAGTTTAGTGCGCTTTGCTTCGCGCGCTTTCATAGAATTCTTTGCCATAACCCTACCCTTATTTCTTGAATGGGAAGTTAAACGCTTCTAACAACGCACGGCCTTCCTCATCTGATTTCGCAGATGTAGTGATTGTGATATCCATACCGCGTACACGGTCTACTTTATCATAATCAATTTCTGGGAAGATGATTTGTTCACGTACGCCCATGCTGTAGTTACCACGTCCATCAAAAGACTTAGCACTTACACCACGGAAGTCACGGATACGTGGGATAGCGATTGAAACCAAACGCTCAAAAAAGTCCCACATACGCTCGCCGCGTAGGGTTACTTTACAACCAATCGGGTAACCTTCACGCACTTTGAAGCCAGCAACAGATTTGCGTGCTTTAGTGATTAAAGGTTTCTGACCAGAGATAGCTTCTAGATCCGCAACAGCGTTATCTAAAATCTTCTTGTCAGCTAAGGCTTCGCCCAC
This genomic window contains:
- the rplQ gene encoding 50S ribosomal protein L17; translated protein: MRHRKSGRQLNRNSSHRKAMFSNMAGSLVKHEIIKTTLPKAKELRRVIEPLITLAKTDSVANRRLAFARTRDNEVVGKLFSEIGPRNADRPGGYTRILKCGFRAGDNAPMAYIELVGRPAASEEVQEDAQSAE
- the rpoA gene encoding DNA-directed RNA polymerase subunit alpha; its protein translation is MQGSVTEFLKPRLVDIDAINPTRSKVVLEPLERGFGHTLGNALRRILLSSMPGCAVTEVEIDGVLHEYSAKEGVQEDIIEILLNLKGLAVTLEGKDEVFLTLTKSGVGPVTAADIQHDGDVTIANPDHVICNLTTNNSEISMRIRVERGRGYVPASSRLSSDDDERPIGRLLLDASFSPVERIAYSVESARVEQRTDLDKLIIDMETNGTLDPEEAIRRASTILAEQLDAFVDLRDVTEPEEKEEKPEFDPILLRPVDDLELTVRSANCLKAEQIQYIGDLVQRTEVELLKTPNLGKKSLTEIKDVLASRGLSLGMRLENWPPASLAE
- the rpsD gene encoding 30S ribosomal protein S4 translates to MARYLGPKLKLSRREGTDLFLKSGVRAIDSKCKLETAPGQHGARKGRLSDYGLQLREKQKVRRIYGVLEKQFRNYYKEAARLKGNTGENLLQLLEQRLDNVVYRMGFASTRAEARQLVSHKAILVNGRVVNIPSYVITPEDTVVIREKSKTQARIIAALELAEQREKPTWVEVDGKKLEGSFKRLPERSDLSADINEQLIVELYSK
- the rpsK gene encoding 30S ribosomal protein S11, yielding MAKTPIRRKKVKKQVADGMAHVHASFNNTIVTITDRQGNALSWATAGGSGFRGSRKSTPFAAQVAAERAGTAAQEYGLKNLEVFIKGPGPGRESAVRALNAAGYRITNITDVTPIPHNGCRPPKKRRV
- the rpsM gene encoding 30S ribosomal protein S13 translates to MARIAGINVPDHKHAVIGLTAIYGIGKTRSKAILEATGIAETTKIGELSDETLDVLREAVGKYTVEGDLRREVTLNIKRLMDLGCFRGLRHRRSLPLRGQRTKTNARTRKGPRKPIKR
- the rpmJ gene encoding 50S ribosomal protein L36; the protein is MKVRASVKKICRNCKVIKRAGVVRVICSEPKHKQRQG
- the secY gene encoding preprotein translocase subunit SecY; the encoded protein is MAKPGQDTQSAQGGLSELKRRLLFVLGAIIIYRLGSFVPIPGIDAAVLADFFEQQKGTIVEMFNMFSGGALERASVLALGIMPYISASIITQLLTHMYPPFIELKKEGEQGRKKISQYTRYGTLVLATIQSIGIATSLPGMMNGLVVNPGMGFYFTAVVSLVTGTMFLMWLGEQITERGIGNGISVLIFVGIVANLPSAIGSTAEMARQGDLNVFVLLMVAVIVFAVTYLVVFFERGQRRIVVNYAKRQQGRQVFAAQSTHLPLKVNMAGVIPPIFASSIILFPGTIASWFGQGEGPVADVLQAIATTLTPGQPLYAMVLAAAIIFFCFFYTALVFNPRETADNLKKSGAFIPGIRPGEQTSKYIDKVMTRLTLAGALYITFICLVPEFMTMAWQTPFYFGGTSILIIVVVIMDFMAQVQTHLMSHQYDSVLKKANLKGYGR
- the rplO gene encoding 50S ribosomal protein L15 translates to MHLNTLSPAAGSKTAPKRVGRGIGSGLGKTGGRGHKGQKSRSGGKVRVGFEGGQMPMQRRLPKFGFTSRKSLVSAEINLYEIAKVEGDVVDLSALQAAGLVKKNVQFVKVVKSGEVSRAVTVKGLKASKGAREAIEAAGGKVED
- the rpmD gene encoding 50S ribosomal protein L30, with translation MANKTVKVTQVKSSIGRLPKHKATLRGLGLRRINHTVELEDTACVRGMINQVYYMVKVEG
- the rpsE gene encoding 30S ribosomal protein S5, with product MANVEAKQQQPDLAEKLIAVNRVSKVVKGGRIFSFTALTVVGDGAGKVGFGYGKAREVPAAIQKAMEKARRNMINVDLNGNTLQHPVKGRHAGSQVFMKPASEGTGIIAGGAMRAVLEVTGVQNVLSKCYGSTNPINVVRATISALENMNSPQSIAAKRGLRVDEILG
- the rplR gene encoding 50S ribosomal protein L18 — its product is MDKKTARLRRAKRTRRNYIEQGTTRLVIHRTPRHIYAQVVNAEGNVLAAASTVEKAISETVKGTGNVAAAQAVGKAVAERAADKGIEKIAFDRSGFKYHGRVKALADAAREAGLQF
- the rplF gene encoding 50S ribosomal protein L6, with product MSRIAKAPINVPAGVEVTLKGQEITVKGKNGELTRTINNAVEVQVNDNVITTLPREGVANAWAQAGTARALINNMVVGTHEGYEKKLQLVGVGYRAAAKGKVLDLTLGFSHPVNFAVPEGITIETPSQTEVLVKGVDKQLVGQTAANIRAYRKPEPYKGKGVRYSDENVRRKEAKKK
- the rpsH gene encoding 30S ribosomal protein S8; amino-acid sequence: MSLQDPIADLFTRIRNGQSAKKVSVTMPNSKLKVAVANVLKNEGYIADFAVSGDVKPELSIELKYFEGKAVIENIQRVSRPGLRIYKRRDELPKVMGGLGIAIVSTSKGLMTDRAARSAGVGGEIIGFVA
- the rpsN gene encoding 30S ribosomal protein S14; translated protein: MAKNSMKAREAKRTKLVAQYAEKRAALKAIISDVNTSEDDRWDAVLKLQALPRDSSPARQRNRCNITGRPHGFLRKFGMSRIKVREAAMRGEIPGLKKASW
- the rplE gene encoding 50S ribosomal protein L5, producing the protein MAKLHEVYKDKVVAELQEKFGFSSVMQVPQIEKITLNMGVGEALADKKILDNAVADLEAISGQKPLITKARKSVAGFKVREGYPIGCKVTLRGERMWDFFERLVSIAIPRIRDFRGVSAKSFDGRGNYSMGVREQIIFPEIDYDKVDRVRGMDITITTSAKSDEEGRALLEAFNFPFKK